A region of Gemmatimonadaceae bacterium DNA encodes the following proteins:
- a CDS encoding GatB/YqeY domain-containing protein — protein MASLQDRLAAELTAARKAQDKALTLLLGTILADTRNREIELRRALTDDDVIDVLRKGVKKRKESVAAYEQAGRTELAAQEAAEVAALERYLPALASEDDVRGAVRAAIAAGAKGVGPVMGAVMPQFKGRADGGMINRVVREELGKAE, from the coding sequence ATGGCCTCCCTGCAGGATCGCCTCGCCGCGGAGCTCACCGCCGCGCGCAAGGCCCAGGACAAGGCGCTGACGCTGCTCCTGGGGACGATCCTCGCCGACACACGGAACCGCGAAATCGAACTCCGGCGTGCGCTCACCGACGACGACGTCATCGATGTGCTGCGCAAGGGCGTGAAGAAGCGGAAGGAGTCCGTGGCGGCGTACGAGCAGGCGGGACGGACGGAACTCGCGGCGCAGGAGGCGGCGGAGGTGGCGGCGCTCGAACGCTACCTTCCGGCATTGGCCAGCGAGGACGACGTGCGTGGCGCTGTGCGGGCCGCCATCGCGGCCGGCGCGAAGGGCGTCGGACCGGTGATGGGTGCGGTGATGCCCCAGTTCAAGGGGCGCGCCGACGGTGGCATGATCAACCGCGTGGTTCGCGAGGAGCTCGGCAAGGCGGAGTGA
- the rpsU gene encoding 30S ribosomal protein S21, which produces MSEVIIHDDENFERALKRFKKKCEKAGILSDLRKHRHYEKPSERRKRKMNAAMRKNRRTRSN; this is translated from the coding sequence TTGTCGGAAGTCATCATCCATGACGATGAGAACTTCGAGCGTGCGCTCAAGCGCTTCAAGAAGAAGTGCGAGAAGGCCGGGATCCTGTCTGATCTGCGCAAGCATCGTCACTATGAAAAGCCGAGCGAACGCCGCAAGCGCAAGATGAATGCGGCGATGCGCAAGAATCGTCGCACCCGCTCGAACTAG
- a CDS encoding glycosyltransferase, producing MSPSDLPHIFIDPSGQRWRRVRRIALGFGVISSLLALGLVISIVIPPLLPSMREAQRTVRGATRNGFTSSRSERERLSARRRLLAALAIHPAPRAEHPERLTIPRGGRSEARRAVAPAAPNPVRPPLVVGFNVKWDDNSFAAYRAHASELDWVVSEWIFVAPRGDSLRLDLDPRILFANSLLPPESRPRIFAMVSNFDSQSGVFATADLRRLLTHPVARRKAIAQLTAVAERYGLAGITIDFEEVPDDLVHDWVAFLRDLRTAMAPAKRLVTTTIAASVDTSTAREVAAPCDYVFVMLYDEHFGRGDPGPVASQAWYDERASALTPAVGAKKAILALGAFGYDWNDAGGRLSGHAVTYQEMISKVRAANAVVRFDSIALNPYAAWDDPDSTSHVAWFLDAATGWNHLTTVARLKAAGAALWRLGAEDPSLWALLDRDPTPPSPSEINDIPAGYQVEFEGNGELLRMRSPPTAGTRTLRLDAPRGLVVAESLTVLPSPWVIQRFGDSEGKVALTFDDGPDARWTPDILDTLKSRGVPATFFIVGRDADDRPGIVRRIYREGHEIGNHTYTHRNLSLTAPWVGHLELVATERLIETILGRRTVLFRPPYFGDAEPTTADELDPVAMATRLGYVTVGVRIDSEDWRLKDPALIIGQTMAKRRSGNNIVLMHDGGGDRSATVAALGPIIDSLKARGDTLVLASTLAGVSRDDAMPALPRRSTLERSVDMLAFGAIGAADWGLYWLFFVAVILGVGRLAFILALAVIQRVRHGAPRATDFAPPVTVIVPAYREAKVIERTVHSLLAQDYAGPLDVVVVDDGSPDDTYAVARHAFDGNPRVIVLTKPNGGKASALNHGIARASADIVICLDADTLFEPRTVAELVAPLADPKVGAVAGNAKVGNRLNLVTRWQALEYVTSQNLDRRAFALLDCITVVPGAVGAWRKEVVLAVGGFRGETLAEDQDLTISVHKAGYSVGYAQRAIAWTEAPDSLRGLARQRFRWSFGTLQCAWKHRDALLNPRFGTLGMVALPNTWLFQLILTALSPLADLLFVYGLVSVWLTWQSFGESYALVDLYQILIFYAVFLVTDWLGAVIAFLMEPDEEYSLTWLIVLQRFAYRQVMYWVVLRSFLAAVRGRTVGWGSLERKATVGATR from the coding sequence GTGTCCCCGTCTGATCTCCCGCACATCTTCATCGACCCTTCCGGCCAGCGCTGGCGGCGGGTTCGGCGCATCGCACTGGGCTTCGGCGTCATCTCCTCGCTTCTGGCGCTGGGCCTCGTCATCAGTATCGTCATCCCGCCGCTCCTTCCCTCGATGCGCGAGGCCCAGCGGACGGTCCGCGGCGCCACGCGAAACGGCTTCACGAGTTCCCGCAGCGAGCGCGAGCGCCTGAGCGCCCGCCGCCGGCTGCTGGCGGCGCTCGCCATTCACCCCGCCCCGCGCGCCGAGCACCCCGAGCGCCTGACCATCCCGCGCGGGGGGCGCAGCGAGGCCCGTCGCGCCGTCGCGCCGGCCGCCCCCAATCCGGTGCGCCCGCCGCTCGTGGTGGGCTTCAACGTCAAGTGGGACGACAACTCGTTCGCCGCGTATCGCGCCCACGCGAGTGAACTCGACTGGGTGGTGAGTGAATGGATCTTCGTCGCGCCCCGCGGCGACTCGCTCCGCCTCGACCTCGACCCGCGCATCCTGTTCGCCAACAGCCTGCTCCCCCCGGAGTCGCGGCCGCGCATCTTCGCGATGGTCAGCAACTTCGACTCGCAAAGTGGCGTCTTCGCGACCGCCGACCTGCGCCGCCTGCTCACGCATCCAGTCGCGCGGCGCAAGGCGATCGCGCAACTCACGGCGGTGGCCGAACGCTACGGTCTCGCCGGCATCACCATCGACTTCGAGGAAGTGCCCGACGACCTCGTCCACGACTGGGTCGCCTTCCTGCGCGATTTGCGCACCGCGATGGCGCCGGCCAAGCGGCTCGTCACCACCACCATCGCGGCGTCGGTGGATACTTCCACGGCGCGCGAGGTGGCCGCGCCGTGCGACTACGTCTTCGTGATGCTCTACGACGAGCACTTTGGCCGCGGCGATCCGGGGCCCGTCGCCAGCCAGGCCTGGTACGATGAGCGCGCCAGCGCGCTGACGCCCGCCGTCGGGGCAAAGAAAGCCATCCTCGCGCTCGGCGCCTTCGGCTACGACTGGAACGACGCGGGCGGCCGCCTCAGCGGTCACGCCGTCACGTATCAGGAAATGATCAGCAAGGTGCGCGCCGCCAACGCCGTCGTGCGCTTCGATTCCATCGCGCTCAATCCGTACGCGGCGTGGGACGACCCCGACAGCACCAGTCACGTGGCCTGGTTCCTCGACGCCGCCACGGGATGGAATCACCTCACCACTGTGGCGCGGCTGAAGGCCGCGGGCGCGGCCCTCTGGCGGCTCGGCGCCGAGGACCCGTCGCTCTGGGCGCTGCTCGACCGCGATCCCACCCCGCCGTCGCCGAGTGAGATCAACGACATTCCGGCCGGCTATCAGGTGGAATTCGAGGGGAACGGCGAACTGCTGCGGATGCGCTCGCCGCCCACGGCCGGCACGCGCACACTTCGGCTCGACGCGCCGCGCGGCCTCGTGGTGGCCGAGTCGCTCACGGTGTTGCCGTCGCCGTGGGTGATCCAGCGCTTTGGCGATTCCGAGGGCAAGGTGGCGCTCACCTTCGACGATGGCCCCGACGCGCGCTGGACGCCGGACATCCTCGACACGCTGAAGAGCCGCGGCGTCCCGGCCACCTTCTTCATCGTCGGCCGCGACGCCGACGACCGCCCCGGCATCGTGCGCCGCATCTATCGCGAAGGGCACGAGATCGGCAATCACACCTACACGCACCGCAACCTCTCGCTCACCGCGCCGTGGGTCGGCCACCTCGAACTCGTGGCCACCGAGCGGCTCATCGAGACGATTCTCGGCCGCCGCACCGTGCTCTTCCGTCCGCCGTACTTCGGCGACGCGGAGCCCACCACCGCCGACGAGCTCGATCCCGTCGCGATGGCCACGCGGCTCGGCTACGTCACCGTCGGCGTGCGCATCGACTCCGAGGATTGGCGCCTGAAGGATCCCGCGCTGATCATCGGGCAGACGATGGCCAAGCGGCGGAGCGGCAACAATATCGTGCTGATGCACGACGGCGGCGGCGATCGCTCGGCGACCGTCGCGGCGCTCGGCCCCATCATCGACTCGCTCAAGGCGCGCGGCGACACGCTGGTGCTCGCCTCCACCCTTGCCGGTGTTTCGCGCGACGACGCGATGCCGGCGCTCCCGAGGCGCTCCACGCTGGAGCGGTCGGTGGACATGCTCGCGTTCGGCGCCATCGGCGCGGCCGATTGGGGGCTGTACTGGCTCTTTTTCGTGGCGGTGATTCTCGGCGTCGGCCGCCTCGCGTTCATCCTGGCCCTCGCCGTCATCCAGCGCGTGCGGCACGGCGCGCCGCGCGCCACCGATTTCGCCCCGCCCGTCACCGTCATCGTCCCCGCCTATCGCGAGGCGAAGGTCATCGAGCGCACGGTGCACTCACTGCTCGCGCAGGACTACGCCGGACCGCTCGACGTCGTGGTCGTCGACGACGGTTCGCCCGACGACACGTACGCCGTGGCGCGCCACGCCTTCGACGGCAATCCGCGCGTCATCGTCCTCACCAAGCCCAATGGCGGCAAGGCGAGCGCGCTCAACCACGGCATCGCCCGCGCCAGCGCCGACATCGTCATCTGCCTCGACGCCGACACGCTCTTCGAACCGCGCACGGTGGCCGAACTGGTGGCGCCGCTCGCCGATCCGAAGGTGGGCGCCGTGGCCGGCAACGCCAAGGTGGGCAACCGGCTCAACCTCGTCACGCGCTGGCAGGCGCTCGAGTACGTCACCAGCCAGAACCTCGACCGGCGCGCCTTCGCCCTGCTCGACTGCATCACGGTGGTGCCGGGCGCGGTGGGCGCGTGGCGCAAGGAGGTCGTGCTCGCCGTGGGCGGATTCCGCGGCGAGACCCTGGCCGAGGATCAGGACCTGACGATTTCCGTGCACAAGGCCGGCTATTCGGTGGGATACGCCCAGCGCGCCATCGCGTGGACCGAGGCGCCCGACTCGCTGCGCGGCCTCGCCCGCCAGCGATTCCGTTGGTCGTTCGGCACGCTCCAGTGCGCCTGGAAACATCGCGATGCCCTGCTGAATCCCCGGTTCGGCACGCTCGGGATGGTGGCGTTGCCCAACACCTGGCTCTTCCAGTTGATTCTCACCGCGCTCTCGCCGCTTGCCGACCTGCTCTTCGTCTACGGCCTCGTCTCGGTGTGGCTGACGTGGCAGTCGTTCGGCGAATCGTATGCGCTGGTGGACCTGTACCAGATCCTCATCTTCTACGCCGTCTTCCTCGTCACCGACTGGCTGGGGGCGGTGATCGCCTTCCTGATGGAGCCCGACGAGGAGTATTCGCTCACCTGGCTCATCGTGCTGCAGCGCTTTGCGTACCGGCAGGTGATGTACTGGGTCGTGCTGCGGTCGTTCCTTGCGGCCGTGCGCGGCCGCACCGTGGGCTGGGGTTCACTGGAACGAAAGGCGACGGTTGGGGCTACGAGATGA